TGAGGTCGTACTCAATCAGCGCAATGTCGAAGCCAATGCTGGCGTTAAAGCGCGCGATCGCCGGGTGCAGCGCCGTCTCAAAGCGCTGGCTCCAGGTTTGGGGAAGGGGCGTTTGCATTGTTGTGCGGCGGGTTTAGAAGGCGGTCAGGTTGCGGATGAAATATCCCAGCACAATACCGAAGAGCAGCGCCCACAACTGTCCTGACTCAACAAAATTGTTCCAAATATCGACCATGTCCCCCAGAATGTCTTGATCAAACTGCTGGGCTAGCACGGGCGAAAGGGCTTCTGGATGGGTGGTGAACCCAGATACTCCAGCCAGGCCGGGCACCTCGGCTCCGGTAAGATAGCGACTGTAGCTGTCGCCATCGCTGAGGGTAATGGGACGCAGAAGCGTGTCTACAGAAACAGGCAGGGAAGCACTTTGCAGAAGATGACCGTAAGGCTGGGATATAGCGTCCATGGCACCGTGACGACCTGAACATGGTTAACACCCAACAGACTATCACCATACCGCTGCGACCGAGCCTCTGGAACCCAAAAACCGTCAGTGCTCTGGGGATTTTGGTCGCCCTTAGCTTAGCCGCCTACCAGTCGGGCCTGGGGCGGCCTGGGGTAGATCTGATCAATCTGGCTGGCTGGCCCCAGCTGCGGGAGTTTTTGGTCGCCAGTCTGCGCCCCGATCTCAGCCCCGAGTTTGTGGCGCTGATGGGCCGTGCCGCCCTGGTCACCCTGGCCTACGCGGTGCTGGGCACGGCCCTCAGCGTGGGGCTGGGCCTGGTGGGGGGCCTGCTCTCCTCGGCGGTGTGGTGGCAGACGGTGCTCCCTGGCCATAGCGCGGGCCTGCGCCGCAGTCTGTGGCTCGGGGCGCGGGGGCTCTTGGCCTTTCCCCGCGCCATCCACGAGCTGATCTGGGGGCTGGTGCTGCTGCAAGTGCTGGGGCTCAACCCGCTGGTGGGGGTGCTGGCGATCGCGATTCCCTTTGGGGCGATCGTCGCCAAGGTCTTCTCCGAAATTTTGGACGAGACCCCCGCCGAACCGCTCCACGCCCTGCTCAATGCTGGCACGCCGCCCCTCGCCGCCTTTGTCTACGGGCTGCTGCCCCAGGCGCTGCCCAACCTGCTCTCCTACACCTTTTACCGGTTTGAATGCTCCCTCAGATCCTCTGCCGTTTTAGGCATTATCGGGGCCGGGGGGCTGGGCTACGAGATTTTTCTCAGTCTGCAATCCCTGCGCTACGAGCAACTGTGGACGGGGTTCTACGCGCTGATTGTGCTCAACGGCGCGGTGGACGGCTGGAGTGCCGTGGTGCGCCGCCGCATGGGCTTCACCAGCCGCCTCGACATCAACCGCAAACCAGGCAGTGTTTCCCCTCGGCCCGCCCTCAAAGCTCCTCGCCAGGATAGGTTCCTAATGCTGTCCTGGGTGGGGGCGATCGCGGCGATTCCCCTGAGCTGGGGGTGGCTGCGGCTGGATATAGGGGTGCTGTGGTCGGCCCGCACCCAGCGCCTCTTGGGGGAACTGCTCGACACCGGCTGGCCGCCCCCGCCCACCTGGGCCGAGCTAGTGAATTTGGCCCGGCTCTCCTGGCTGACGGTGGCGATGTCAATGGTGGCGATCGCCCTGGCCGGTCTCGGCGGCATGCTCATCTCGCTGCCCGCCGCCCAAAACGTTCTGCTGCCGGGGGGGCTGCTGCGCCCCATCGGCCAGCGGGGAGAATCGGCCTGGATAGCCTATATACTGCTGGGTCTAAGCCGCCTGGTGCTGCTGATCAGCCGCGCCATCCCCGCCCCCATCTGGGCGCTGGTGCTGCTCTACATGCTGTTCCCCGGCGTGCTGCCGGGGGCCCTGGCCCTGGCCCTGCACAACTTCGGCATCCTCGGTCGCCTGATGGCCGAGGTCAACGAAAACCTCGACGATCGCCCCGTCCGCGCCCTCAGTACCCTGGGGGCCAGCCCCAGTGCCGTCGTGGCCTACGGTATCTTGCCCCAAAACCTGGGCCGCTTCCTGGCCTACATTCTCTACCGCTGGGAAGTCTGCCTGCGTGAAACCGTGATCGTGGGCCTGGTGGGGGCTGGAGGGCTGGGCCGCCTGCTCACCGAGCAGATCAGCAGCTTCGACTACAGCGGCGTGACGGTGACTTTGGGAGTTTTCGTCGTGCTCACCTTTGCGGTAGATGCGGTGAGTCAGCGGCTGCGGGGAGTTTTGCGGGAGGGGTAGGGAGTTTTGAGTGCTTAGTTTTGAGTTTTGAGTTGCTGTACCCGACCAAACTCAAAATTCAAAACTTAAAATTCAAAACTTTTCCACTTCCCTACCCCTCACCCCGCCAGTCAGGACACCCCCCCGGCCCCGGCCACCCCTGGGGATGGATGGCGCACACCAGGGTGCAGCGCTTAGCTCGACTGGTGCCGTAGGCGATGCCGTGGTAGTTGGCGCAGCCCTGACAGCGGGAGGGACGCGTGGGCGGTAGGGATTGAAAGCCGACCTGCGATCGCAAAATCTGCTGCTTGCTCTGCTTGCGGTGCCACTGTTCGTAGGCCCGGCGGCGGCATAGATCGTTGGCCCGGTGAAAGAGTTCGTCGGTCACGCTCATGACCTGTTCTCCCTGTAGGGGGTAGATGGCGCGGGTTGACACCAGCAACGACGGAGGCTGAAGCTAAAGGAGTGGGCCTGCCAACCCGGGCAGTCCTAGGTCTAGACTACCCAACCCCACCCGACGATGCCAAAAATTTAAAGGGTTGCAATGTCAAGCTCCTGGCCCTGCCCCTCCAGCTAAAATCTAAGACCTTGCGCAGGCTTTTGGGGCCGCTTAACACCCTTCTATGCGATTTTCGCATAAGGTTTGGTCAAATCTGCATATTACAGGGTTGTCACACTCGAGAGTGTGGTAACAGCTAAAATTACAGCATTTGTTAATGGCACCGCCCGAAGATTAAGGCGAGAATAAGCGAGAGCTGCTAGCCAAATCCTAAAAAGTATCAGTAAACTGGGATACGGAATCTAAAGATTCTTGTCTGGCAAGCCTGACTTTTGCCTTTGCAGCTCCTCGTTGTTACTGGGTTTAGCTATGCTTCAGTCCCTTCACTACTCTATCGACATCATCCGTGACGAAGCTCGACAGCTGGTTCAAAAGGGTGTGGTCAGCCGTCAGCAGCCGATTTATACCCTCTGTCGCCACATCCCTGCCCGCGAGTGGGCGCTGGTGGAAACCGAGCTAGAATCTTCCGGATTCTTGCTGCGCGATCGCGTCGGCGATCTGATGGGCCGTGAAGATTGGGAGAACGACTAGCTATTCCTGAGGCTTGGCTAAGACAGGGCCATCTATTGCACTGAACCGAATGGCTAGGATAGTTTCTCTAAAAGCGTTTGAACGTTCAAACGGTTCTAAGTGTCTTAAACCAGTTGACTAGGGCTACATCATCCAAACAAACTGAGCTGGGCCGAGGAGTTGTCTTCCTCGGCCCTTTGTTGTTCGGCCACATCCCAGGGCAGCTCGGGCAGGTTGGCCCCGGCCTGCTGAAGCCGGTGGTAGACCGCGCGGGCCACCGCTGGCGACCTAGCCTCCTGAGGGCAGTGGGCAAAGAAGTACACGTCGGTACCGGCCTCAAGCCACTGGTGCAGCCGGGGTACCCATTCCTCAACATAGGGCTGGTTGTAGGCCAGATCGGGATGGCTGATGTAGCGAACAATGGTGAAGGGGGCCGTCACCGCAGGCTGGAGCGGCACCCTGGGTTTCTTGCGCTCGGAGCCGATCTGGGGGTCGTCGCTGGGGGTGTTGATGCAGTCGTAGATGGGGCGCGTATCCAGCAGTACGCGACCGACGCCCAGGCTGGTGAGCATCTGGTTAAGGCGGGTGGCCTG
This genomic stretch from Nodosilinea sp. PGN35 harbors:
- a CDS encoding ABC transporter permease is translated as MVNTQQTITIPLRPSLWNPKTVSALGILVALSLAAYQSGLGRPGVDLINLAGWPQLREFLVASLRPDLSPEFVALMGRAALVTLAYAVLGTALSVGLGLVGGLLSSAVWWQTVLPGHSAGLRRSLWLGARGLLAFPRAIHELIWGLVLLQVLGLNPLVGVLAIAIPFGAIVAKVFSEILDETPAEPLHALLNAGTPPLAAFVYGLLPQALPNLLSYTFYRFECSLRSSAVLGIIGAGGLGYEIFLSLQSLRYEQLWTGFYALIVLNGAVDGWSAVVRRRMGFTSRLDINRKPGSVSPRPALKAPRQDRFLMLSWVGAIAAIPLSWGWLRLDIGVLWSARTQRLLGELLDTGWPPPPTWAELVNLARLSWLTVAMSMVAIALAGLGGMLISLPAAQNVLLPGGLLRPIGQRGESAWIAYILLGLSRLVLLISRAIPAPIWALVLLYMLFPGVLPGALALALHNFGILGRLMAEVNENLDDRPVRALSTLGASPSAVVAYGILPQNLGRFLAYILYRWEVCLRETVIVGLVGAGGLGRLLTEQISSFDYSGVTVTLGVFVVLTFAVDAVSQRLRGVLREG
- a CDS encoding DUF4327 family protein; the encoded protein is MLQSLHYSIDIIRDEARQLVQKGVVSRQQPIYTLCRHIPAREWALVETELESSGFLLRDRVGDLMGREDWEND